The following DNA comes from Cellulophaga sp. HaHa_2_95.
GACTTTAAGTATTGGTTTTTCATAATTTAAAGTTTGGTTGGTTATTTAGGGAAAGCCCAGTGGAAACACTGGGCTTTTTTTATTCTTTTTTTTCAATTACAATAGTTTGGAATAAATTTTGTTTATCTAAGTGTAAAGTTAATCCTGTGGAATTTGTTTTTTACTATTTTTACAGTGTTTGCTATAAATTAACCTCTTATCGCAATTAGATTCTTTAAGGCAATAGATAAAGTATGAAAAAATTTTTACTACTCATATTCGTTATAGCAATTGGTGCAGTTCATGCGCAAGAGAAAAGTGAACCCTTCAAATCTGGAGAATGGCTAAAGTTTCGTATTCATTACGGTATTTTTAATGCAAGTAGTGCCACACTTCACCTCACCAACGATAATGTGAACGGGAAAAGCGTCTATAAAGTTCGTGGAGAAGGTAAGACAACCGGAGCAGCGAGAGTTTTTTATAAGGTAGACGATGTTTATGAGAGTTACTTTGATAAAGAAGATGGTAGGCCTTATAAATTTGTTCGTAAAATAGATGAAGGAGGTTATACTAAAGATATTGAAATCAATTTCGATTACAATAAGAAAAAAGCCGAGTTAAATGATAAGAAGAATGCGAAAAAAGAAAACTTTACGATAACAAATAAGGTTCAGGATTTAATTTCAGCTTTTTATTATATCAGAAAAAATTATGACTTCAATGACCTTACAGAAGGTGAGTTTATTAAATTAGATATGTTATATGATGATGATGGAGTATATCAGTTTAAATTAAAGTATGTGGGTATAGATACCCTAAAAACAAAATATGGTAAAGTAGCTTGTTTAAAGTTTAGACCATATGTGCAATCTGGTCGTGTTTTTAAAGAAGAAGAAAGTTTGTCTTTATGGGTTTCCAATGATGATAATAAAATTCCAATTCGGATCAAAGCAGATATTGCTGTTGGTTCTATTAAGGCAGATTTAGATGGGTATAATGGTTTAAATAACCAGTTTAAAATTATAATGGATTAAATTTTCTGGGCTATTTTGTTAAATAAAGTAGTATTAGGCTAGCGGAATAAAACTTGACTTCAATAAAGAATTCTATTTTAATTCTTTATTCTATTTTTGTCAAAACATTGTTTTTTCAAAGTATTCCGTTAATCTAAATTTATTCCCATTGAAAAGTAAAGAAGATATCGATCTGCAAATTTCGAAGCTTGAAGAAAAGTATAAGAATTCTGGTCAAGATTTAAGTTCCTATTTAGATGGTCTTCTTTATCAACGCTACTTAACATACTGGGATTATATACATTTAGATACGCTTCTAAGTCTTCAAATACCAAGAACGCACTTTCCTGATGAAGAAATATTCATCATGTATCATCAAATTACAGAATTATATTTTAAGCTTATACTTCATGAGCAAAAACAATTAGTAGATGATAAAACACAAGAGGTAGATTTCTTTATTGAAAAAGCTAATAGAATAAACAGTTACTACAGGGTGCTTATTTCGTCATTCAGTATTATGATAAATGGGATGGAGCGAGAGCAGTTCTTGCAATATAGAATGGCGCTACTACCTGCAAGTGGTTTTCAATCGGCACAATACAGGATGATTGAGATTTATGCCACTTCTATGGAGAATCTGGTGCACCAAACAGAGCGAGCTAATTTTTCTTCAGAGAATGAAATAGAAGAACTTTACGAACATATTTATTGGAAAAAAGGAGCTACAGATAAAGCTACTGGAGAAAAAACCTTAACGCTAAAGCAATTTGAATATAGGTACACGCCTAGATTAATTCGCATTGCTAATCAAGTAAAAGATAGTAGTATCTATGCCAAATATCTTCAGCTTCCAGAAAAGGACAAACAGAATGAATCTTTGATTAAGGCGTTGAAAGAACTAGATATTAATGCTAATGTTAATTGGCCATTAATGCATATGGGTTCTGCATACCGTTACCTTGCTAAGGATAAGAAACCAATTGATGCAACAGGAGGAACAAATTGGAAAGAGTATTTGCCTCCAAGTTTCCAGAAAGTTGTGTTTTTTCCCGAGTTATATTCTAAAGATGAGTTAAATGATTGGGGAAAACAATGGGTAGACCATATCTTTAACCCTGAAAAAAGCACACATTGAGAATGCAGAAGATTTGTTTGATTATATTGGCTTGCCTTTTTTTAAGCTCATGCGGAGATGAAAAAAAAGAAAAAGATACAGTAGAGAAAGTAGAAGTGATAGAAAAGCCTATTGTTGAGGCTTACGGTTTTAATTTAGAAGATTTTGTTGTTTTAAAAGATACGGTCCGTAATGGAGATAGTTTTGGAGACCTTATGATTAAAAACAAGGTAGACTATCAGAAAATTTTTAAAATATCTACGGAATTCAAAGACACTTTTGATGTGCGTAAAATTAAAATTGGAAAGCCATATGCAATTTTAAAATCTAAGGATACCTCAGAAATTGCTCAATATTTTATTTATGAAGATGACCGAATTAATTATACAGTGGTTGATTTGAGAGATTCTGTTATTGCCTATCATGGTAAGAAAAATGTAAAGTATGTAGAAAGGGTAGCATCTGGTGTTATTAATTCTAATTTGTCTACTGCTATAAACGAACAAGGTATCGATTATATGGTTACAAATAATTTATCTGAAATCTATGCTTGGTCTATCGATTTTTTTAGACTTCAAAAAGGAGATAAATTTAAAGTATTGTATAAAGAGAAATATATAAATGATAGTATTTATGCAGGAGCAGAGCCAATAGAAGCTGCTTTTTTTGAGCACAATGGTGAGTCTTTTTATGCATTTTCGTATGAAACAGATTCGGTGAATAACATATCGGAATATTATAATGAACAGGCTAAAAATTTAAGAAGAGCTTTTTTAAAAGCACCAGTGGAGTTTAGTAGGATTTCTTCTCGTTATAATTTAAATAGAAGAATAGCCTACTATGGTTATAAAGTTAGGCCACACAAGGGTACAGATTATGCTGCTCCTATTGGGACGCCTATTCTAGCTACGGCCAACGGTACAGTTATAGAGTCAACCAGAAGAGGTGGTAATGGTAAGTATGTTAAAATAGAACACAATAGCACCTATAGCACCCAATACCTGCATATGAAAAATCAAAATGTTAAGAAAGGTCAATATGTGAAACAGGGAGATGTAATAGGTTGGATTGGGATGACAGGTAATACCGGAGGGCCTCATGTATGCTATCGTTTTTGGAAAAATGGAAAACAAGTGGATCCACTAAGAGAAAAGTTACCAGTAGCAGAGCCAATTGTTGATTCATTAAGAGGACGATATTTAGAATTTATAAGTCCAATTAAGGCAAAATTGGATAGCGTACCTTATACAGAAGTAAAAATACAAGAAGAAGTAAAAGAACAACAACCTTTAACACTTAAATAAAAATGGCACTACAAAATATAAACCCAACAAGTACAGAAGCATGGAAGCAATTAACAGCTCATTTCAATGCTAATAAGAATCAAGAGATAAAAGAATATTTTACATCAGATGCTACCCGTGCTGAGAAGTTTACTATTGAGTGGAATGATTTTTTAGTTGATTTTTCAAAAAATAGACTATCTAAAGAAACCTTAGATTTACTTCTTAATTTAGCGGAAGAGTTGAAGTTAAAAGATGCTATAGGTAAATATTTTGAAGGCGATATTATAAATGAAACAGAAGGTAGAGCTGTACTTCATACGGTTTTGAGAGCCAAGAAAACAGATTCAGTTTTGGTTGATGGTGAAAATGTAGTGCCAGAGGTTTATGAGGTTAAAGAAAAAATAAAGGCATTTACAGCGTCTATTATATCAGGAGATAAAAAAGGATTTTCCGGTAAGAAGTTTACAGATGTTGTTAATATAGGTATTGGTGGTTCAGATTTGGGACCTGCCATGGTTGTAGAGGCATTGAAGTTTTATGGCAACCATTTAAAAATGCATTTCGTAAGCAATGTAGATGGTGATCATGTGTATGAAACGTTACGTCATTTAGATCCCGAAACTACGTTGTTTGTGGTGGTTTCAAAAACTTTTACAACACAAGAAACTTTAAGTAATGCAACCACCATTAAAAAGTGGTTTTTAAAGCATGCAACACAAGCTGATGTTGCGAAACATTTTGCTGCAGTTTCTACAAATACGGAGAAGATTTCGGAATTTGGAATAGCTTCTGAGAATGTATTTCCTATGTGGGACTGGGTTGGTGGTCGTTTTTCATTGTGGAGTGCGGTAGGTTTATCTATTGCTTTGGCGGTAGGTTTCGATAATTTCGATGCTTTATTGGAAGGTGCTAACGAGATGGATGATCATTTTAAAGAAGAAGATTTTGATCAAAACATTCCAGTGGTATTAGCATTAATAAGTGTTTGGTATAATAATTTTTATGGTGCTGAAACGGAAGCTATCATTCCTTACACGCAATACCTAAGTCGTTTTTCTGCTTATTTACAACAAGGTATAATGGAGAGTAACGGTAAAAGTGTAGATAGAGCAGGTAATCCTGTAACTTATCAAACGGGTACAATTATTTGGGGAGAACCAGGCACAAATTCTCAGCATGCATTTTTTCAGTTAATACATCAGGGTACAAAAGTAATCCCAACAGATTTTATTGGATATAGAAATTCACTTCACGGTGATACGGATCATCATAATAAGCTAATGGCCAACTTTTTTGCTCAAACAGAAGCTTTGATGAATGGTAAGGAAGCTGCTGAGGTAAAGAAAGAGTTGGAGGAAAAAGGAATGGGGGAAAAATTATTAGATAAATTACTCCCTTTTAAAGTTTTTCAAGGTAATAATCCAACAAATACACTTTTGATAGATAAGCTAACTCCTAAGAGTTTGGGAGCATTAATAGCAATGTACGAGCATAAAATATTCGTCCAAGGTGTTATTTGGAACATATTTAGTTATGATCAATGGGGTGTAGAACTTGGAAAACAATTAGCAACTACAATTCTTAAGGATATTGAGAATTCCGAAATTGCTAATCATGATTCATCAACATTAAATCTTTTGCATAATTTTAAGAAATAATTAGACTTTTTCTCTTTTTCTTAATAAAAGTTGATAAGTTCTTGTTTTACAGGTGTTAGACACGTGTTTTTATGTTAATTTTAGCAAAACTAATTTAACGTTTTGTTAATATACAAGTGCAATTAAAGTTTCACTTTTGCAGCAAAACTAAAACTAAAATAACACTTAGAAAAATGAGAAAATTTTATTTCACAATTGTCGCATTATTGTTTTCGGCAGTTGCTTTTTCACAGGGCGTTACTACCTCTGCAATCGGGGGACAAGTGACAGATGAAACAGGAGAGCCATTGCCAGGTGCAAGTATTGTAGCAGTGCATACTCCTTCCGGTTCAACTTATGGTGCGGCTACCGATTTTGATGGGTATTATAGAATATCCAACATGAGAACAGGTGGGCCATATAAGATAACTATTAGTTATATAGGGTATGTAGATTTTAATGATGCAAATGTCTTTCTACAGTTAGGCGATGCGCAAAGGATTAGCGTGACGTTAGGTGAGTCTGCTAATGAATTAGATGAAATTGTTGTTGTTGCACAATCTAACGGAGTTTTTGATTCAGGTAAAACTGGAGCAGGTACTAATGTATCTCAAAAACAGGTAAATAATTTACCGACAATTTCTAGAAATATTGCAGATTTTGCAAGATTAACACCTCAAGCTCAGGTTTCAGGGGATGATGTTATCTCTATTGCGGGTCAAAATAATCGTTACAACGCTATTTATATTGATGGTGCTGTGAATAATGATGTGTTTGGTCTTGCTGGTAATGGAACTAATGGTGGCCAAACAGGAGTAAGTCCAATTTCTTTAGATGCAATTGAATCTTTTCAAATTAACGTGGCTCCTTTTGATGTTAGACAATCAGGTTTTTCAGGAGGAAGTAT
Coding sequences within:
- a CDS encoding DUF3108 domain-containing protein: MKKFLLLIFVIAIGAVHAQEKSEPFKSGEWLKFRIHYGIFNASSATLHLTNDNVNGKSVYKVRGEGKTTGAARVFYKVDDVYESYFDKEDGRPYKFVRKIDEGGYTKDIEINFDYNKKKAELNDKKNAKKENFTITNKVQDLISAFYYIRKNYDFNDLTEGEFIKLDMLYDDDGVYQFKLKYVGIDTLKTKYGKVACLKFRPYVQSGRVFKEEESLSLWVSNDDNKIPIRIKADIAVGSIKADLDGYNGLNNQFKIIMD
- a CDS encoding tryptophan 2,3-dioxygenase family protein; this translates as MKSKEDIDLQISKLEEKYKNSGQDLSSYLDGLLYQRYLTYWDYIHLDTLLSLQIPRTHFPDEEIFIMYHQITELYFKLILHEQKQLVDDKTQEVDFFIEKANRINSYYRVLISSFSIMINGMEREQFLQYRMALLPASGFQSAQYRMIEIYATSMENLVHQTERANFSSENEIEELYEHIYWKKGATDKATGEKTLTLKQFEYRYTPRLIRIANQVKDSSIYAKYLQLPEKDKQNESLIKALKELDINANVNWPLMHMGSAYRYLAKDKKPIDATGGTNWKEYLPPSFQKVVFFPELYSKDELNDWGKQWVDHIFNPEKSTH
- a CDS encoding peptidoglycan DD-metalloendopeptidase family protein, which translates into the protein MQKICLIILACLFLSSCGDEKKEKDTVEKVEVIEKPIVEAYGFNLEDFVVLKDTVRNGDSFGDLMIKNKVDYQKIFKISTEFKDTFDVRKIKIGKPYAILKSKDTSEIAQYFIYEDDRINYTVVDLRDSVIAYHGKKNVKYVERVASGVINSNLSTAINEQGIDYMVTNNLSEIYAWSIDFFRLQKGDKFKVLYKEKYINDSIYAGAEPIEAAFFEHNGESFYAFSYETDSVNNISEYYNEQAKNLRRAFLKAPVEFSRISSRYNLNRRIAYYGYKVRPHKGTDYAAPIGTPILATANGTVIESTRRGGNGKYVKIEHNSTYSTQYLHMKNQNVKKGQYVKQGDVIGWIGMTGNTGGPHVCYRFWKNGKQVDPLREKLPVAEPIVDSLRGRYLEFISPIKAKLDSVPYTEVKIQEEVKEQQPLTLK
- the pgi gene encoding glucose-6-phosphate isomerase yields the protein MALQNINPTSTEAWKQLTAHFNANKNQEIKEYFTSDATRAEKFTIEWNDFLVDFSKNRLSKETLDLLLNLAEELKLKDAIGKYFEGDIINETEGRAVLHTVLRAKKTDSVLVDGENVVPEVYEVKEKIKAFTASIISGDKKGFSGKKFTDVVNIGIGGSDLGPAMVVEALKFYGNHLKMHFVSNVDGDHVYETLRHLDPETTLFVVVSKTFTTQETLSNATTIKKWFLKHATQADVAKHFAAVSTNTEKISEFGIASENVFPMWDWVGGRFSLWSAVGLSIALAVGFDNFDALLEGANEMDDHFKEEDFDQNIPVVLALISVWYNNFYGAETEAIIPYTQYLSRFSAYLQQGIMESNGKSVDRAGNPVTYQTGTIIWGEPGTNSQHAFFQLIHQGTKVIPTDFIGYRNSLHGDTDHHNKLMANFFAQTEALMNGKEAAEVKKELEEKGMGEKLLDKLLPFKVFQGNNPTNTLLIDKLTPKSLGALIAMYEHKIFVQGVIWNIFSYDQWGVELGKQLATTILKDIENSEIANHDSSTLNLLHNFKK